Proteins encoded within one genomic window of Humulus lupulus chromosome 1, drHumLupu1.1, whole genome shotgun sequence:
- the LOC133807745 gene encoding uncharacterized protein LOC133807745, whose protein sequence is MGDPSESSSGEEDGDAAWRAAIDSVATTTSAYVSSITDGSSDMAAKRRLASAEDGNDRRNHKPKHYQIKAQKVLDEILEESLEMVKDHPIHEPVAEFSNEGVIRLFKHSSPGIELDPIEEPQEPRKRPKILPGKEINEKSKEFKKRLQSVTVDGEDIMAASRKACQKSLARMEAKEAAAKEAAKKEEERVAQLKKIRGERWLPSLAREMPMKFPI, encoded by the exons ATGGGAGACCCGAGTGAGAGTAGTAGTGGCGAGGAAGATGGAGATGCCGCGTGGAGAGCAGCAATCGATTCAGTCGCCACCACCACCTCTGCTTATGTCTCTTCCATTACTGATGGCTCTTCTGACATGGCCGCCAAACGACGTCTTGCTTCGGCCGAAGATGGCAATGACCGCCGGAACCACAAACCCAAGCACTACCAAATCAAG GCACAAAAGGTTTTGGATGAAATCTTAGAGGAGAGTTTGGAGATGGTGAAAGATCATCCTATTCATGAACCAGTTGCCGAATTTAGTAATGAAGGTGTAATACGTTTGTTTAAGCATTCTAGCCCTGGAATAGAACTTGATCCCATCG AGGAACCTCAAGAACCTAGAAAAAGACCGAAAATTCTTCCTGGAAAAGAAATTAATGAGAAATCAAAGGAG TTCAAAAAAAGACTCCAATCTGTTACTGTTGATGGAGAAGATATAATGGCTGCATCAAGAAAAGCGTGCCAAAAGTCATTGGCTAGGATGGAAGCTAAAGAAGCAGCAGCAAAGGAAGCAGCCAAAAAGGAAGAGGAAAGAGTAGCCCAGCTGAAGAAGATTAGAGGAGAGAGATGGTTACCTTCTCTTGCCAGAGAAATGCCgatgaaatttcctatttga